In Lonchura striata isolate bLonStr1 chromosome 3, bLonStr1.mat, whole genome shotgun sequence, the sequence ctcttcccatctagaaaagtgaaaaatcagTCATAAACATACCTCAGAATTAGGAAAAACAGTACCTGCTGCATAGCTACGTGGATTTGAGACCCCAGTAAGAATGCAATTGTGCTGTGAATCCATAAATGGCTCTTGCATAAGGAGCAGCTGGTCGAACAGCATCCGTATTTCCATGTACATCTTCATGGTTTTCATTATTCTGTCCACAGTGGTTGGAAATCTGACAGTTATCATCTCAATATCACATTTCAAGCAGCTCCACTCGCCTACAAATTTCCTGATACTTTCAATGGCTACAGTAGACTTCCTGCTGGGATTCTTCATCATGCCTTGCAGTATGGTGCGGTCTGTTGAGCACTGCTGGTATTTTGGGGAGTTCTTCTGCAAGATCCACACGAGCATGGACATTATGCTGAGCACAGCTTCTATCTTCCATCTTTCCTTCATATCCATCGACCGTTACTATGCTGTGTGTGACCCTTTAAGATACAAATCAAAGATAAATACTTTTGTCATCGTGGTCATGGTGTGTATAAGCTGGATGGTCcctgctgcttttgcttttgggATGATCTTTCTAGACCTAAACTTGAGAGGGGCAGAAAAGATTTATAATCATGTCCACTGTGCAGGAGGATGCTTTCTCATTTTTAGTGAAACTTCAGGTATTGTGGCCTCCATAGTGTCTTTTTATATCCCTGGATTTGTTATGCTGTGCATCTATAGGAAAATATACTCTGTAGCCAGGAAGCAGGCAAGATCCATCAATGcaattagcagaaaaaaaaagcaatttgaaaTGAAGCACCATATTGCATTctgcagagaaaggaaagcTGCTAAGACCTTAGGTATCATAATGGGAGTGTTTCTCATCTGCTGGACTCCATTCTTTTTCTCTACAGCTATCAATCCATTTATGAATTACATGATACCTCCTGTTCTCATTGatgctttggtttggtttggttatTTAAATTCTACACTTAACCCAAttgtttatgcatttttttacaTGTGGTTTCGCAGGGCATTGAAGATTATTCTGTTTGGAAAAGTTTTTCAACAGGACTCTTCCAGGACTCATTTGTTTGCAGACTAATATGTTTTAAATGGTTGGATTCATGGCTTTGAACTTTTGCCTGGAGGCTGAACTCCCAGATGTAAGAGCTGTGAAGGAAGgaaattccttccaaaatttGTTTACCTATTTACCAATGCAGTCCAAGCAGATAAGCAACCATTGTGCTTTAGGTATTCTTTCATTCCAGATTGGGTTTTGTACGTAGTGTTTTGACTATATCTATTTATTTGCAATGCACAAAAGACCAAgacttcaatttaaaaaaacttataGCAATTTATATCCCTGATCTTcataattagaaaaatattctggCACAACAGATTAATTTCTTGAACAAGGTGTATTTATATTACAATATTTGTGTTCATTTGTATTCTCTTCTAGAAAGAGCAGAGAAACCTTTTCTTTTGGATTTCTTGGCATCTTTGGCTAATCACCCAAAGCCCTCTAAGTTTTGTCCTTCCCCTTCAATATGTGTGCAGAGCTCAAAATAGGGCAATAGCCAACCATACCCACACACGCCATGGAGAGAAGGTGAGACAGAGAAAGGTTGTGCTGCTCCTTTGGTTTCCATTTCAACTAGTACTTGTCACTTACGAGTTTGTCACTTAAAGGCTTTGCTACTTAATGAGATCAAAAGTGTGTTTAACAAGATCAAAAAAATATGAAGTATGAAGtgaaaagcaattgcaaaagagCTTCATTGCACCTGAGAATGACAGAAAGTGATGTTTATCTAATGAATGCTTAGATGTGAAAATTATTTGCTATGTTACATCTTAGATAACTTTTTTTTAGCTTGGACATATTATTTTGTCTCATGGCAATGCTGTAAGAGTTTTCGAGGAAAGCATATAGAGAATTCTGAAGAAATCCAGTGGTTGAACTCAGCTGAATTATGAAGCAACAGTACTGGGAGTGGGCAGGAAATGATCAGTATCTGAGAAAAGACCATGGAGAGAAAGTGATGACTGTACTAAAGTAAGTCTGTAAGTAAGACTGTACTAAAGTAAGAGCTATACTCAGCAGTGTTCCTTGTAAAAGTGTTCCTTGTAAAAGTGCATCACCTCTGTATCTTGTCTTTGTTTTCTGTACTTTGTAGAGTACTGAAGCACTCTATGCTGAAAAGCTTAAACGTTGAATGATGATACATTTCAGCAGGGCAAAGTATCAGGATCTGGAATTGTGTATATTACTGTGTCATTGCCATCTTTTAAAGTTTGCCTTCCTAGAAATGACATAAAAAGGAACAATGAAACATACACCACATCAGCACTTCCTTGCTAATAACAATATGACTACTTTAATACTTAAtctcaaaaaaataaagcaagataaaatttaaaaaaaaatctctttctgaTACAAAATGGgtcattattttcttccttcatctgCAGTGAGTCTGGCCCTGCTGTAGTTAATATTCTCACCCTCAGTGTTACGTTCTGAAATCACTTGGACACTTTGATCTCACTTGAAGTAACAATTACAGAAGTGCTGTCAGGTGATACCTCCTTTTGTCTGATCATAATTTAGATTGAAGGAAAAATTGATCCTATGTGACAAATGTGATCTAAGGCATTTTAAAGTATACTTAGTAAGATTGGCACATATTAATGTAGTCCCTTcaggaagtcaatgaagttgtttctttccttctattCCTTATGGCCCTATCTCCCTGAAAATCTGGAAATATTACTGTGCTTACAGATAACTCCAGCTCTACCAGAGTTTACAGTtggtaattttcttttcataactTGTGGCATCTCTGAAGCATTGTTTTCTGGTTGCAGGAGGAATTTGTGAATGAATAGGATACTACCTTGCTTGCAGGACAGACTGTAGTTCAAATAGGCCCTGCAGACAGTGCCTGGACCCTACTGCAAAGCTAATTCTTATAAACCCACAGAAACCAGAGCCACACTACAGAAGTCAGAACAATTGCTGATAAAGACAGTCTAATAGGTAGAGCAAAAGCCATGTATGCAAGTAAAGAAAATGAAGGGATTCATCCCTACTTCCTACCCACCAAGCAGACCTTCAGCCTGTTTCGAGGAAAGCAGGGCACCACCTTGTGTAATGAttacttggggaaaaaaacactgtAACTCCCAACACCCCagttcctccttcttcccccaggGTTTTTATTGCTGAGCACATCATATGGTGTGGAGTATCTCTCTGGTCAGCTGGGTTCAGATGTCCCCTCCCAAACCATTGTGCACCCCCAGGCTACTCAAAGAGGAGGTTTTAATCCTGTGTAAGCACTTCTCAGTTTTAGCTTAAATGGGGATTGTGCATGTGTTATCAACACTGCTTTcatcacaaatccaaaacacaacaCCACACAaactactgaaaataaaattaatccttACCCAGACAAAATCAGTAGAGAGGGCATCCAAACATTGTGGCTGCATAAGACCACCATATACTATTTAGTGTAAGTGGAAATAGTGGAAGAAATTTTCAATGTACAGATTAAAAACTCTCTGGGCAAGCCAGCCTAACCAAGGTGTCACCAATATTTATTCTCTGCAGAAGAAGGAGTTTCCACGTACAGATTGCTGGTGAGCTTCACCTACCCCTAGAAGGCTGTCTTCCTTGCTGTTAAACTAAAAGACAGCTTTGTTCATGGGCCAACTCAGAAAGTTTcagaaataacattttcctCTGGTGTCCTATTACCTAAAGGTGGCACCCAAAAGAGCCTCCTTGCCTTCTATTTCAGAGAGCCTTGTCTGGCACAGTGACTGTAATGAAGTCCCAGGTTACTTTCTCTCATTAGCTCTAATCACAGACTGAGTAAGGCTATTTCCTAGTGTGAGGATGATGTGCAAATGAGATGTGTTAATGAGGCCACAGGGACTCCATTTGAACCCAAGACATGAATAAATTAGGAAAGCATACGAAAAATGCCTGATGCTATTGTCCAATCATATTATGAGTTAGGTCTGGTGGAGCAGAATATACTTTACTGAAATATCAAAGAATCATAATGCAAATGAAATGCAAAGGGTATTGTCAAATTCCCTATCAATACATTTAATTAGTGACCTTTTTAAACACTTTCCAGATGGCTACCTTTTGCAAAACAAATTATTCCCCTGTGAatgatttcaaatattttaacttcCCCCAAAGCTTGTGCAAAGCAATTATTCCAGAAAGACTCTGTTTCACTTACATCTGTTCCTTTTGTCACCAGTGAGGACCATTTGCAATGTTGCCTTCTTTCCACACTTTGTACAAAACTGACACCATCTTTCAGAGTCCAGAACTGCTGCCTGTATCCTGCCTTAGTGCCTCATGTTTTAATTAGCACCTCATACATGGTGGTATCACCTGTGTCCTAATCTCATGGTCCCTCAGATACCAGAGGCAGAAAGatgggaaaggaggatggaaaAGCACCAGCTGTCCAAGCAGGACCCTTCCAGAAACCTCAAAAAGGAAAGAGTCACTCCACAATTGAGTATTTTTAAGTcctagataaaaaaaaaaaaaaaaaacccaaacaaaaatacaaacccaaaaaaaaacattagtgcagttttcaaacagaaaaaaatgagcTGTCAAAATGTGTGAATATTGCAAAGTGTATGGCTTTTCTTAAATCATTGACTCATCTAGGCAGTGCACACTGTGCCTTCTCTGTCCTCTACAATGCATTAATATCCCTTCAACAAGGGGCAAAATACCAGATGCAGTCAAACATTAGACATAGTGTTCTATGAAATTCTTCTACCTCTGCAGATTTTCTGATCATCTTCATTTTCTATGATGCTACTTCCACACATGGCACTTGAAGACTAAATTCAGAAAAAGACTTTGTCTGCTTGTAGCACTTTTTGACTAATCTGGTTTCATTAGACATTAAAGTCTATTAACTTCTATGATGAAATGACTGACCTGGTAGACAAAGGAAGAGATGTTGCTATTATCTACCTAGTCTTCAGGAGGGCTTTCAACAGTCTCTCATAAGGtttacacaaagaaaataatgaagtatGAGCTGGATGAGAAGACAGTGAAGTGGATTGGAAAATGGACAGACTGGCCATTTTTTGCATGCTGATCATTGGCATGAAGTCTAGTTGAAGGCCAGCAACTAGTGATTTACCCTAAGGGTTCATGCTAGGTCCAATCCTATTCAACATCTTCCTTCATGATCTGGATGATGTGGCAGAATGTACCCTTTCAATGtcaacaattctgtgattctatgaaattcAATTCTAGTAATATTTACTGAGTCTTGCACAATGTTACATGGTTTTGCATAACCAGGTACATTTAATTTCCTACTTTAGGTTTTTTAATAAGATCTTTTCACCTTCATGCTGCCACTTCAAATACAACTAGCTGCATGGGTAAttgaaaatgtttctgtgaAATGATTATGCCTTTGTAAAACAAATTCATTTCATAAGAGACTGGACCCACAAGTAACCTAGACAGTGGGAACTTCCACAGCCTGCTGCTAGGTGTCATGACTTCTTACTTCCCATAGGTATCAGAAAAGTCAATTTTCTGAAGTACTGGGTGCTCATAGCATGCAGACTAAAAGCTGATATCTTGATTCCAGCAAGAGTTGATGTTGCCCTCAGAGCTTCCTCTGGACAATTCTGGTTTCAGGAGGAAGTTCAAGCTTCCACATCCAGGTGAGGGCCTCACTCTAGGAGCATGTCCATGgtccttttcctttttggtgCATTCCAGTTTGAACATGCAGGACAGCTAGATATGGTTAAAGTATCCCACCCAGTAAATCTGCACTCAGCCTCCCTGTTGCAATGCCTCAAACAGCAACATTCAGACTTCTCTTCAAAGACAGTGGTTTTTATTCAGAAAAGAGATATATTTTTACCCTCAAATTATTTGCAGAGCAGGAACGTAGGTATTTCTGCAGTGCCTGCTTGTCATCAGAATAGTTAAAGtctattttattcttttaatctTTTCTGTCACAGTTTAAACATTCAGGAAAGATTTCCTACCCCCTTGTGGAGGCCATAGGCAAAAGCAGCTTTCACAAAAAATGTCAGCAACATCTTGTATTAAGacaggagcaaaaaaaaaaaaaaaaaagctaaataaaaaaaaaaatctgaaaacttTGAGAAATACATTGGTTTAATTTTGCAAGCTCTGTGTTGATCTTTTAGCATaaagtttcaaaataaattcttcacgatttaaattaaaaatttcgGTTTGCTGGGACTAATTTTTCTACTCAAAACTAAAAAATGTCAAAGAAGTCAGATAAGTTCAGGTAACTTAGTGCTAAATAGCATCTATTTTTCAGCTACAatgttttttaacaaaaaatccTACAACATTTTAATCAGCTTTAGTGAAAATTAGGTAAATGAAAGAAACTGTTCTAAGAAATTCCCGACAAAAGGGCATATACAGCTATAACAGTAATTTATTACAgtcatttatttattattctgttTATAGAACCTAATCAAATTATCTTCCTTCTGGATCAGTTGTGTATCGGCCTTAatggctgcagcagccacagagcaTTGATGAAACACTACAGCAAACATTGATGTTAGAAAGGATGTGCAGTTTCTCAAAAGACAGCCTTTTTAGCTTTTTAGCTAAATGAATCTTTTTAGCTGTATATAAACCAAGAACATTCCAGTTTTTCCTGTAAGAAAGGAGGAatgttttcacttttatttttaaattcccaTTTCCACTAAAATGCAGGATGGAGAAAAAAGACTCAAAGAAGAGATTGTGTACTAAAGGACATCTTTTTCCCTAGAAAACTTCTCCCAGCAGATCTTTTTCTTCAATGTGTAAGCAATTTTTTAatctgttgttttttgtttttttttttcctcaggattgaCTGTGTTGCAATACTTTGTTGAATACCTCAGTTTGCCAAATCATGACTTCATCCAGACTCTGGAGCTCACACCTGGTGAAGTATTGGTCTGACTTTGTTAAGATTTCAAAGCCTAGAAATGCAAAGTGTGGGCTTTGCCCCTGTACTATGTGCACGTACAAGTGTGGAACCATCTTCTCCAAAATATGGATGTGGGAAATATGTCTGTCAGTGATTCCATCCATCATCTCTAGAAATTCTCTCTCCCAACAAGTTTCTGGTCTGCACCATGGTCAAAGCTGACATTTCCCCAGTGTTATGCTTTgacccacagcacagccagctccaTGAAATCATGCCAGTACTTTGGGGCTCCCTCCTACAAACCCTGCACATTTTCTTATGCAGTTGTATGTAGCACCTCACCTTCCTGTTGGATTTCTCTCTCTTGACTCTAATTATACCATCTTTCACCTATTTCCTTAGATCATCAAAATCACCATCCCTGTgaaagaagtaattttcttaGATTGCTTTTCAATTTTATTCTTGTTCACCTTTAGCTTGGTTTTCTTAGGGTTAAATATGATCTGGTTTGTAcagttttgatttgttttttttttctgttggttcattGGCCggttgttttgttgttcttgACTACCTTTCTCCAATAGTTGATATTTTTACTAACTTCTCAGCACCTAAGGACTTGTGCAATGATACCTTCTGATGGATTAtttcagccctgcctgcaggtcTATAATTTAtgctttataattttattaaaaaacactTTGAAAATAGTCACTGCATTTGCAATACTCAGACTACTATTTTCAGTGTACTCTAAACCTTCCTGTTTTATTCTTTATAAATTAATTAGCAATGCCTggaatttctttcagaaaactttgcaaatatttatacaggttcctttctgttttcagtaTTTGCATTTACTGTCACAGATAGTAGCAGGTAACCTTGAGTGGACTTAGATCCAGCATGACAATACAATAACTTAAGAAATGTTGTGCTGGATTCTGGGAAATGACCCGGCACACTGAAACATGTACAAGATACATTATCCAGATTCTCTGCTGTGTATACACTGTCACAAGTTACATGGCCAAGACATGGAAAAACCATTGTATCCATGAGTCAGTGGAAGCACTCATGCTTAAATCACAGGAGGTAGTTATTTAGATATCACTGTCTGAAAGTTAACACCCTAGTTACACCAATCTTTCCAAATGAACTAGGGGATGAGAACAGagccaaaatattttccaactGAAAACACTCCCATCATCTTTACCTACTCATAGGACTGCAGACATGGTAAACCAATCTTAGTCTTAttttataaaagtaatttttcattctgtagctgaaaaatattttaaatgtcagtTGATTTATGGTATGATGACCTACTTTTGAAAAAACTTCCTGCCTTTCCATGTGCTACACAGCATTCCTTATGAAAATAAGTTATCATTTAGGAAGGTGGGTACATTTCTTCAGGGAAATTAAAGATTAGATTTTTCAAAAAGGGAATacatgaaatataaataaaacccCTATAATATTTGTCAAAGTTTGCATGGGCAAAGCTTCAGCTACATCTCGCCAGTGGTTACTGCACTGCGCCTCTTTCCCACAGATAGGACACCAAAGTGATGGCTGGGTTTTGCTATGCAGCTATTTTAGTGTGTAAGTACAGATAGAAGATGACCCTATCTGGTGATGCAAAACATTCTGGTGTATCTAGCTTTTCTAATTTCATAggctgatattttttttatcagcccataataataatgatagtgatttttatttctcactgTGGCAATCTAGCAGAAATCAATATCTCATCCAAGCAACATGACCAGCAGTGCAACATGGTCCActcagaaaggaagaaaatgtgtttctacagagtttgaaaattatgtttaaagtctatggagcagctctggatgaGAACATCACTTCTTATCCCGCAGATTCACCACTGGGCAAGCAAGGAAGGAATTGCAGGCAATTATATTGGCCATTTCTGCTTCCTTTGGTGGAAATTGCATGTAGTGAGTGGTATCTGCACAGCCTGGGACTGGcagtctggctgcaggtcagggctGTGCAGGTGCCAGGAACAAGCAGAATATGGGTGATGTGGAGGTCTGCTCTGACCTGCCTTGCTCTCTCCTACCCCTTGCCCAAGCCAGTTCAGCCCCTTTTCTACTACTAAAATATTGCTCAGTGTGAAAAGGCAGCTTTGGATGGACCATCTCCTGGTAGTTGAAGGCCATTTGGTGCTTTACACAGGGAGGACTAATTGGTGGCTTGTATTTCAGTATATTAATTCTTCATTGGTTTTgttctgcctgtgctgtgaaGCACACCACCTTaccttcccctctcccttcctttTCTATCAACTTAAAATAGCCTAAGTGtctaatttttcttctgaaatgtgAATTAaccttgtttgttttggttagATTATTCCCAGATTACTTGTGTTTTGCTCATTGCAAACAACACAAAGGGAATTGGGAGCTCTGGAGAAGGGCTGTATTGGTTGTACCTGCAGAACTCTTGTGCAGTTCAGGGATTACTTTTAACACCTGTTATTAATTAATTCTTCTGCAGGGACCTATTGACCCAAAGACTATCACATTCAACTATTCAACTCTTTTCTATGTGTATTTTTCTGTCGATATTTTGCAATTCCTCTACTTCATCAATAATCACTAAAATTTGTACTTTGGGACCACAATCAGAAAAAAGTTTGGATAGAAAAAATGATGAAATATAATGTTTTGAATATGATGAACTATTggtatttttcagtttattaTAAGATTAGTATCTGCAAATCTGTcataaatgaaaaaagagacaaaggaTTACAAGATCGATAAATTGAAAGAAacaacattttcttttgtattaaaaCAATCCTCAAGTAAAGTAAATATATGAGTTGTTAATTTTAAAGATAAGAGGCAAGATATCTTCTTTTTATTGACTTTTTATTGACTTTCTGAACTAAATTATCCTTTTTTAAGCTGACTAATTTGACAAAGATGCTACAATGGAGAAGGCAgtgatttcttttctctccataTTTACTTTTAGCATGATTTAAATTGTGACAGCTTACAGAGGTAATGCTTCCTAAGCTGATCATATAGGTGTGTCCTACATGAGCAGCTGAATAGATAGAAAACAGATCAATATAActaaaagcaggaaaacataAAAGCAAACGTTACATATACATGGATGCAGAAGATGGAGTAATTTATTGTAAGTGCTTTACACTTGAATTTTCCAGCTACAAAGCTTAAGGTCAAACCTTTACATTTGGACAAGAAATATGAAGATAAATTACACACCATATCCTATGGAAACCCCCTGTCTGGGAGATGGGGTGTGCTACATCTAGCAGAATCTTAAAAGGAACTGAGAGAGTATTTACTCTGCACACATTCCCACCACTCTGTATTAATGATAAAACACTCAACCAGCTTCTTCAGAGGTGGTCACTATTCACCACTAAGGGAGAGCAAAAGCCAGCACTGCAGGCTGTAAAACATGTGATGGAAAATTTGAGATACGAGTGTTCTAGCTCTGTGTAGGTCACTCAAACTGTTATATTCTATTTAAAGATTCTAGCTTGGCTCTTTTGGTagctgtgaggaaaaaaatcacagcaaagGGGCACAGATGATGGACCTTTTAGAAAATCAATAATCCTCTGAAATTGTCTTCTTCTATTTAAAGGAATTCAGATTCAGAGGTTATTTGGAGGTATTCAGACCTTACAGGTTAAGTGCAGCAATTTCAATAAGAAAAGACTATGTATGACTTAACTTCAGATTGAACCACATCAGATAGcacacttctcttttttttttttttttttttttggggggggggggtggggttTCCTGTGGATTGCTGGGCTGCATAGCACATTCAACATACATTCAGTTTGAGACTGTACCCAGCAATTCTGTCTGAAGAAGGAAGAGTAAACAGAAGGAACACTATGAtaggcattttaaaattttgtgatAGCATTCTTAACATTGTAACTTAATATGTGATAAAAATCTCTACTTGTTCCAAACTAGAAAGATGTGAATTGTGATTATTTGACTCTTCTCTTTATTGTGAACTGGTCCCTTTTCCCATGATCAGAtgagaagagagggagaaaagtaCAAACCCTAGAAGAAAAAACAGCTGTAGGATGCATGCAGCTAACAGCAAGAGACCAGCAGATGCCTGGCAGCCTGTTGAAAAGTGGTAAGTTTTTCACAACATGCAGCAGGCAATTGAATCAGGCCCTACATGTGTAAGAACTAGAAAAAGGAATAGCACGGTAGATATTCTGTAGAACATCAGTTCAATACAGTGATTTTTGTAGCTGCTACATATTTTAATTTGggcaataaaataaatgctaaaactcttttccctctgttttatcttatcattatttttttgaATGTCAAGAACAGTTTCCTTTCCTAATACAAGTTAGTTACAACTTTGAGATTATGTAACTTGTTCTGACATCTGTTTATTTCAAAtcctttttggttttgtccACAAGGTTTAGACTCTGAtcagaggaaaaatattgttattcaaaacatttgaaattagAGCAAGTATCTAGAGGAAGGAGACAAGAAAGAGGGCTtatgtgatatttttgtgatttcCTGAATAGAGTAATCATAAATTTTTAGTAGTTTTAAACTGTGACTTATAGGAAGCCTTGTGTTTGGAGTTGGAGTGTAATTGAATTTACTTCAGTCTCCTAGTGTCTGATGTCCCCCCATTTTGCCAGATTAATATTAATTGTTTTTTGGAACAGAAGACAAAGCTGTTCCTCTGCCTATTCATGCTGTAGTAGAAGGTTAAAACCTGTCTCATACTGCTTGTAGTTGCAGATTTTCTATAATAAGGTTACCAAACCCACAGGATCAGGCTGAAGTGTGAAGGGCAGAATAGAATTCTTATAAAAGTTCTGGTGCCAAATTACCACAGAAATACACAGGAAAGCTGTGGTATACACTGGAAGACCTAGACTGGGATGAGTTTTGAGACTAAGACTCTTACATTTGTAAGTAGGAATTTATAATTCTAGTGTCTAAGTCCTGATTATAGCTACAGTTGCAATGGCTGTTTAATTTCAGTTGTAGTGGTCAGTGGCTGTtcagaaaatatgaaattttgCCAAATGCCACCTAAGGTGTAATAGGGAACCTGAGATGCCTACCCAGTAGCTGAGAGCCAAGTGAGACACATCTGAGCATCTAAAATTGAACTAGATATGCTTCTCTTAGACATCAGGCCTAAGCAAGGCACATAACAGAAGTTTTGATGTTTAGTTGTACAGAAATCTGCAAGCCTCAAACTGAGTCATGTCCTAGGGGCAACTTAAAAACATTGACATCTTTAATAACTTACATGAATATCTTTTGCTCTGAACTCACTGCAGCCAAGGCTATAGAGAAAGGGGACATTCACAAAGTTGCTAATTagtttttcagatattttctaCCAACCCTCAACAGATAACAGAAGGTATATGACATGAATGCAGTCAAGTAGTCActctttttaagtttttttgggtggggtttttttttggttttttttgggttttttgtttgtttgtttgttttcttttttttctttttttttctttttttttttttttttttttttttgagtccCTTTGCATTTATAGTTTTCTTCTCTGGAAGTGGATGAGATTTAGTCCCTCAGTGGGTGACCACCATCTATACTGCTATGTGAGAACAGTGACATGACATCTTGTGATTGTTGCTAGATCTCCTTTTTTGCTAAACTGCCAGCTGAATTATGGAGAAAGG encodes:
- the TAAR1 gene encoding trace amine-associated receptor 1, encoding MQLCCESINGSCIRSSWSNSIRISMYIFMVFIILSTVVGNLTVIISISHFKQLHSPTNFLILSMATVDFLLGFFIMPCSMVRSVEHCWYFGEFFCKIHTSMDIMLSTASIFHLSFISIDRYYAVCDPLRYKSKINTFVIVVMVCISWMVPAAFAFGMIFLDLNLRGAEKIYNHVHCAGGCFLIFSETSGIVASIVSFYIPGFVMLCIYRKIYSVARKQARSINAISRKKKQFEMKHHIAFCRERKAAKTLGIIMGVFLICWTPFFFSTAINPFMNYMIPPVLIDALVWFGYLNSTLNPIVYAFFYMWFRRALKIILFGKVFQQDSSRTHLFAD